GGGACTGGGCATTAATTATTCTTCTTCCCCTGCTCTCTGCTCCCTGCTCCCTGCTCCCTGCTCCCTGCTCCCTGCTCCCTGCTCCCTGCTCCCTGCCTCTAACTGCGTCCTGCACCGATACTGTTTTGAAATGCGGGACGTTGAGAAATTTGCTGAATATATTTCGATACGGCTGGGTAGCCACTCAAATCCAGCTTCAGCATGATGGGAATATAAGCGAGTATAGATCCCACAGCTACATCAGCAACGCTGAATTCATCACCTAATATGAAAGGTTGCTGCTCAAAAATTTCATTTAGAGGAGTTAACAAGCGGGGCATTTCCTTTTCCCGGTTTACTTCCACAAAAATTCCTGTAGCCAAGGTGGAATTAGCAAATAATACCCACTGGGAAAATATGGCGCGTTCCTCTGGTGAAAGAGGAGTTTTACCATATTTTTCCGCAAGATAGAGCAAAATTGCCCCAGATTCCCACAGTTGGAAATCACCATCAACAATTGCTGGCACTTTACCTGTTGGATTAATTGCTAGGTATTCAGGCTGTCGATGTTCACCTGCTTTCATATCCAAAAGGATAAATTCGTAGGGAACTTGCAGTTCCTCTAAATACCACTTGATAATTGATGCGCGGCTAACAGCGCCACCGTAAAGTTTCAACATCATTACCTATCAAAGAACTTTGTGAGTATGAGAATGTTGTTTAACGTTGTCTTCTTTGCTGACAACTCTAGCAGCATTTAGCACTCGCTTGCGCTCTGTAGAATAATTAAAATCTGTTTTGGTTGTACCTGCGGGGATCAGGGATTGGGCTGATTGACGACGCTTGTAGGTGCGAGCAGCTGAAAATGCCCTCAACACAAATTCATCTCCGAACTGTGCCGACTCTGGAAATCCTTGAGGTAACAAAAGGTTATCACCTGCCAATAAAGATCCCAGGGTTGTCCCATAGGCGAGCTTATATGACGTAGGAATGCCTTTTAAGATAGCTTCTAACGCAGCTGAGGGAATAGGCTCTATAACTTCAATTTGATGCACTTCTCCATCTTCTTTGTAGAAGCACGTTGCCAAGCCGATCACAATGTAATCATCGGCTGTAAGGTCTAAAGCATCTGGATAAGAAATTGCTGTTGTCATCGGAAATTTACTCAAAATTTAAATTTAGGGACTGGGGACTGGGCTGTAGGGGCAGAACCAAGATCAATAATTCATTCCTATACCCTGTAACCTATTTCCTAGCTTGTTGGCATTCTACCAACTTGTCACGGTGACTGCCTGACTAGTCTTGAAGATTGATGAAAATTCTTTCTGGAATTAGCCTTGGGAGTGATGTATATATTGTTAGGTTTACGGCTTAATTGTTTAAGTAGTTCAAACCCAGTCCTTTGAGCTTGGACTCCTGAGCAAGTGAAACAGTGACCAAACCACTAGCAAGAAAAAACTATAATTTGATTTCACAGAGCAAGTAGCTCAAGTAGGAATATATGGATCATTACTCCTTTTTAGGTTTTGGTAGTCAGCAAAATCAACGCTACAGAGAGGATCACAAAAATACTCTATATACACAAAAAACTGGGGTGAAAGGTAACAGCAAATCTTCAGTAGAGGACAGCTACCTGCGGTCTTGTGCCTTAAAGTTAGCTCATCAAGGAGATTACACAGAAGCAATCGCTTTGTTAAACCAACTTATTGATAGTCATCCTCAAAATGCAGTAGATTATAACAACCGGGGGCTGATTTATTTTCAAAGTGGTGAATGCCAAAAAGCTCTGCGTGACTACAATACAGCGATGCAGCTAAATCCTAAGTTAGCTAGTGTTTATAATAACAGAGCTAATTGCTATGCTGCTTGTGGGGAGTTAGTCGCAGCACTGGCTGACTATGATCAGGCGTTGGATTTAAATCCGCGTTATGTTCGTGCTTGGATTAACCGAGGTATTACGTTGCGTGATTTGGGGCATTTTCAGGAAGCGATTGATAATTTTGAGATTGCACTGTTGTTTGGTCAGCTACAGGCTCACATTTGGGCTGAACGAGGTAGGACTTATCATCTTTGGGGTGACTGGAATTGTGCGATCGCAGATTATTACCGCGCCCTCACATATATAACCTCTCTGGAAACCAATGAGGATGTTTCTGGTTATCGGCTGCGGTTACAACTAGAAAATTGGTTAGATGAGTTGCTCTTTCCCCAAAAAACTGATTGGTAAATTTTTAACAATAAATTCCAAATTTCAAATTCAAAACAATTGATTTTTCAAATTTTTCAAATTTGAATTTTTTGGCAACGCCTCTGTATACCTGATTTGCCAATAGATGATAACTATAAAACTCTTCACTAATTAGCTATTAACTATTAGCTATTGGTAGCAATAAAAATTGATTTCCTGCTTATACATAGCTAGAATCACAAATCATATCAATTCTGTTCAAATAACCGTCATTGCGACCATAAGGAAGCAATTCCAAAAACCTTTAGATTGCGTCGTTTCACTTCGTTCAACTCGCAATGACATATTAAAGGTGATTTACCGGACATGATAACCGCTCAATTTTTCTCAGGGTGTGGATTCTGATTGTTCAGCACCTTTGGAATCTGGATTAATCAACACTACCTGCCGCTGACTGGGATCAAAGCGGTATGATTGTTCTTGCCTAATACTATTAGCTTGGCTGGGATCAAAGTTGCGGCTAAATTCAGCCCTTAAAGTATTAACACGTCCTTCCATCAGCTTGACTTCTGTACTGATTTCTCGCAACTTATCTTGCTGTAACCAGTGATAAGGCAAAAGCTGTGTTAGGGCTGATACTGCTGCTGTGACAATGACCAAGTTAACGGTGATCTTGGCCGATGTTTCCAGTGCCATGATCTGGTAAGAACGTTGGCGAAGATGTTTTTTCGGTCGAGGTACAGATCGACGTTGTTTTACAGGTTGTAGCGGTGGTCTGGATGGTTGAAAGGCGTTCATGATGCTAAAAATAGCCTCGCTGATTGAAGGGAAGCACCGTTAAAAGCAAACAGGCGCTAATTGCGACTTGATTAGCTGCCATATTACTTCATTTTTTGTAATTTACTATAAGTATTAGCTCACTAAAAATAATACCCGGCATACGCAGGTACATTTTCTCTAGACACTTTTGGTTCAAAGTCCCAAGATTCTGGAGATTGTACCGCGTATAGCCAGGTTTATTCAGTCTTCTTTTCGTGTCACATCTGGGAGTTACTTGTAAAGTTCAGTAGCCAAACGCCAAGCTAGAATACCTGGAATTAGAGCCACAGCTAGTGCGATGTACACTTGAGTATCTGATATAGACATTGTGGAAACCCTCCTAACGTCAAACTAGATGATTAACACTTCGTTTACTACTTTTCCTTGTTTTGCCAAGATTGGGGAATATCTTGTTACAAGATGCAACAAAAACATGAGTTGGGGATTGGTGATTGGTGATTAGTGATTAGTGATTGGGAAAGAATTTTCTCCCCTGCTCCCCTGCTCCCCTGCTCCCCTGCTCCCCTACTCCCCATTCCCTAAACCTATGACTTTATATTTGGGTATTGATTTTGGTACATCTGGCGCACGGGCGGTAGTCATTGACGATGAAGCTAGGATTCTCTCTCAAATGCGTCATCCTTGGGCAAATGTTACAGATTGGGTAATTTGCTGGAAGGAGGCTTTATGGAGTCTCCTAGAGGGAATTTCCCTGGAATTGCGGCGCGAAATTGGGGCGATCGCTATTAATGGTACTTCTTCCACAATCTTGCTCACCGATGCGGCAGGACAGCCGGTAGATGCTCCTCTATTGTACAACGATCAACGGGGATCAAGATTCATCAAGGATTTGAGCAGGATTGCACCACCCAATCACACCGTATTGAGTGCTACATCTAGCCTTGCCAAGCTGTTGTGGATGCAACAATTACCTACTTTTAGTCAAGCTAGATATTTATTACATCAAGCCGATTGGTTGGCATTTCTGCTGCATGGCAAGTTAGGTATTAGTGATTATCACAACGCTTTAAAATTAGGTTATGACGTGGAAAAGCTGCAATATCCAGAATGGCTGGAAAAACTGCACATTCCTATCCTTTTACCCCACGTTTTAGCACCAGGTACTCCCATTGGTGAATTAAGTCCAGAAATTGTGGCTAAATTTGGTTTTAGAGATGATTGCTTGGTGTGTGCAGGGACTACAGATAGCATTGCGGCTTTTTTGGCTAGTGGGGCAAAATTACCGGGGGAAGCGGTAACTTCTTTAGGTTCAACCTTGGTACTTAAACTTTTGAGTCGTACCCGTGTAGAAGATGCACGATATGGAATTTACAGCCACCGCTTAGGTGATTTATGGTTAACTGGGGGAGCTTCTAATACAGGGGGTGCTGTCTTAAAAAAATTTTTTACTGATGAAGAGTTATTAAGCTTGAGTCGAGAGATTGATGTATCAAAACCGAGTGAGTTAGATTATTATCCCTTATTGAAAGAGGGCGATCGCTTTCCCATTAATGATCCCCACCTACCCCCAAAACTAGAACCCCGTCCAGAACATCCCAGAGACTTTTTACATGGCTTGTTAGAAAGTATGGCGCGGATAGAAGCACGAGGATATCAATTATTACAACACCTTGGAGCAGATCAATTAACCTATGTTTATACTGCTGGTGGTGGTGCGGCTAATTACAATTGGACGGCTATGAGAAACAAGTATTTAAAAGTGCCTGTAGTTTCCTCTGAGAACACGGAAGCAGCTTTTGGAACTGCACTTTTAGCAATGCAGGAGTTAGGGGCATGAACTAAATAAATAACCCAATTACCTATGATCCTGTTTATGTTTAATTCTGGTAACGAATCTGAATATTATGCAAAAAAAAGTCAAAGTTAAACCAAATTCCAAACAACAGAAAATCGCAGAACAGGAAGATGGTAGTTTAACTGTAAATTTAAAATCGCCACCAGTAGATGGTAAAGCTAACGAAGAGTTAATTAAGCTGTTGGCAGAAAAATTTAATGTACCTAAGTCATCTATAAGAATTAAATCTGGTTTATCATCTCGGCAAAAGCTGATCGAAATTGATGATGTTTAAAACTTGCCGATGTAACCACAAAAAGAGAATTAATGGACTCCTACTTTTTGTTTATTACTAACTTCTAAAGGTAAAAAAATCGTCAACACTTCCCCATATTGAGGACTTTGACGCACAATCAACTTACCACCAATCGCCTGAAATAGATGCTTAGTTGCGGCGATATTTAAACTAATAGTTCCTGTTTCTGGTTGGAACATTAATAATTGACCTAGAGATTTCCGAATTGGTAGTGTTACAGTTCTAGTTGTATCGTGGCAATCTAAGTGAGGTGATAACTGTAACTTGAGTTGATCACCTGCGGGAATAACCTGAACTTGAATAGAACTGCCAGGAGGTAAACTGCGGGTAAAATTCTCCATTAAACCTGTGAGTACCCGATCTAGCATAGCGGGATTACTGACCACCGTTGGTAGTTGCTGGGGTAAAGCCACATCTAACGTTAGATTACGTCGATTTGCTGCTTGTTGCCAACGAGGGATACTTTGCTGCAAAACTTGATCCAAAGACATCGGCGTTAATTGTGTACCAGCAGATTTTGCCGCTGTACAAGTTTCTAATTCTGCGGCTTTAAATAGCAACTCCATCCGATCAATTTGCTCAGTACATTCGTGATCAATAACTTCTAAGCGATTAATTACAGTAGTAGGTAAATCCCGGCGCTTCAGTAGCAGACGAGTCAAAGTGCGAATAGTTGCTAGTGGGGTGCGGACTTCATGAGCAAAAGCTTGTAGTAATTCCACATCTGAACGGGAAGATGGTTTTGCTGATGGGGAGACATGAAGATGGAGAGGTGGAGAGATGGGACAAGTATGTGTTAGTTTATCCGTTTCTGGTTCCGCTAATTCCTGAAGCAAAAACTGGCTAAATTGAATTATAGTTTGATAGTTTGGAGCAGCTGGAGGATATTTTTGGACTAAAGCATCCAAATCAGCAAATAATTCTGGATTAGTCAAGATTACCCTAGCTCCTAATGCTTGCCAGGCTTGCTGCACTACCTCTGGTTCAAAGGAAAATAAAAATTCTTTTTTACCGCTGCTGTGTGCTGACAAAACCAGAACTAATCTAAATTTTTCTGTAAACACTAAGCAAAACTGCTCTGCTCCTAGAGGATCAGCAGGTAGTAAAGGTAGAATAGATTCTTCAGGAGTGACTTGATTGTCTCCGTGACAGTAGTCTGTGATTTTGGTAGCGTCTACCAGAGCAGATATGGCTTCTTTCCCCGCACTTTGCCCCATTGTTTGTGAGAAATGAAACGGCATCAAAGCCAAAGGGTTAAAGGGTTTGGCGCTAAAAGTAACTGTCTGTAAACTTTGAGTTAATTTTGGCTGACTAAATAACGGTGCTGGTGCAGTTAGAACTAAACCTTGGGTGATGTCAGGTGTTGTCGTGGCTAAAGTGTTGAGCAGTAGATGTTCTGTAGCTGCTAGACTGATACGCCATTGCTGCTCTGCTTTGGCAGATGAACACTCAGCCATACTTGATTGGCTTTCAATTAAAACTTCCCTTAGACTTGGCAAAATCCATTCGTACACAGGTTTTCACCCCTTGATTGACGAGCGTCTAACAGCAGCTAAAGTAGACATTGCACTATATACTTATGAGGTTATAGTCTTTTCTGCACTAGTGACAGTGGTAGAACCGAACAATTCAGGCGCAATTTCCCCTGTGATCATAATTTTAAAGCCCATAATTCATAATTCATAATTCAAAAAATCCCGCATAGCTGCCTATTTCCAGTCCCCAGTCTCGGCTCTTTGCAAATATTAATAAAATTGTCATTAAGGATGCGTCAAACTGCTCCAAATCTGATAACATCAAATGACCCATCTGGGGGTTAATCAACAGCAGCTTCATCTACCCTTAAAAAGCTGCTATGACTCTGCATCAGTCAATAGAGAGTCATGTACTATATACGAATCCCCTCCAGTCTGTAGCCATCACGAAAATTGAATTGGCGCTTTAGGCAGTATAAACTTGTAGGTTTGAGCCTCTATAAGTTGTCCAATGTTCAATTTTCAGCAAACTGGCTTCTTGGTTAAGCACTGGTGTTTTTGGGTGTTTAATTTGTTTTTTAATTGCTCCTGGTTATCACACACGCCTCAATTCATCGCTTCAAGTATTCAATTGGAAGATAAACATGAACAAGCTAATTCCCTTTGTTGTTAGTGGCATTTTAGTAGCTGGTGTTTTTGGTTGCCAAGAAGCTCCTAAAACTGGTTCGGCAAATCCTGGTACAACCGATGAAGCTACTTCCGTACCAGTAAAACCCGCGTCTTCGACTACACAAACTACATCAGAAAAACCCACCACAAAAATTACTCCTGAATCTACCAAGGCTACAAGCGACTTGAAAACCGAAGTTAGCAAAAAGTTAAAGGAAGCGTTACCTAGCAATAAGCTGGAAGTAGAGAACAAGGAAGGTGAGATTATCCTCAAAGGTGCAGCGGCTTCTGAGGAAGAACTCAAAAAAGCTGAAGCTTTGGTTAAGCAAGTTAAAGGTGTCAAAAGCGTCAAGGTAGAAGCAAAAGTCGCACCTGAGAAAAAGATATAGCAGGGAATAGATAATAGGTAATAGGTAATTAGCAGGGGAGGAAAGGGACAAAAGGGAGAAAAGGGAAGATTTCCTCCCGTCTCCCCCGTCTCTCTGTCTCCCCCAGCCCTCTGCCTCTTATTTGGGGAGATGCGGAAATGGCAACATATTGTTACAATACTTAACAGCGTTCATCTCACTGGTGGCTTTCTTGATGATGGTTAAGAGTCTTCCCCCTAGTTCTCGATCTACTGCGGAGGACAGTCGCGGAAGCGAATTGTCCTTAATTGAAGTACTACCAGAAAATGGTACAGGAGCCTTGGTGATCAATTCACCGGAACTCTCAGAAAAGCATAAACAGACAGTATTAGTTAAAGCTGAACCGGAGACACTGGGTTACGATCCTGAAGAGATCAAGGCACATTACCAAAGCAAACCTTTACAGGTTTTGCGGCGGATTTTAGCAGTTTTACAACCAACTTTATCCTATGTTTTCGGGATATGGTGGGATAGGCAACGGGGAATAGTTGTCAAAAATGACCGTCGTCGAGCAGTTCAGCTACGAGAATTACTGACGAGATTGGGTCCTGCTTATATTAAAATCGGTCAGGCTTTGTCTACCAGACCTGATTTGGTTCCGCCACTATATCTGGAAGAATTAACTAAATTACAAGACCAATTACCACCGTTTCCTAATGAGATAGCTTACCAGTTTATCGAAGAAGAACTAGGAAGCCGTCCAGAGGAGATTTACGCTGAACTTTCGCCCGAACCGATTGCAGCGGCTTCTTTGGGGCAAGTTTATAAAGGTAAGCTCAAAACTGGGGAAGAGGTTGCTATTAAAGTCCAGCGTCCAGATTTGCGAGAACGAATCACAATAGATTTGTACATTTTGCGCTACTTGGCTGGGTGGGTGCAAAGAAAGGTAAAACGGG
This genomic interval from Anabaena sphaerica FACHB-251 contains the following:
- a CDS encoding glutathione S-transferase family protein; this encodes MLKLYGGAVSRASIIKWYLEELQVPYEFILLDMKAGEHRQPEYLAINPTGKVPAIVDGDFQLWESGAILLYLAEKYGKTPLSPEERAIFSQWVLFANSTLATGIFVEVNREKEMPRLLTPLNEIFEQQPFILGDEFSVADVAVGSILAYIPIMLKLDLSGYPAVSKYIQQISQRPAFQNSIGAGRS
- a CDS encoding tetratricopeptide repeat protein, with product MDHYSFLGFGSQQNQRYREDHKNTLYTQKTGVKGNSKSSVEDSYLRSCALKLAHQGDYTEAIALLNQLIDSHPQNAVDYNNRGLIYFQSGECQKALRDYNTAMQLNPKLASVYNNRANCYAACGELVAALADYDQALDLNPRYVRAWINRGITLRDLGHFQEAIDNFEIALLFGQLQAHIWAERGRTYHLWGDWNCAIADYYRALTYITSLETNEDVSGYRLRLQLENWLDELLFPQKTDW
- the psaM gene encoding photosystem I reaction center subunit XII, with translation MSISDTQVYIALAVALIPGILAWRLATELYK
- a CDS encoding FGGY-family carbohydrate kinase, whose amino-acid sequence is MTLYLGIDFGTSGARAVVIDDEARILSQMRHPWANVTDWVICWKEALWSLLEGISLELRREIGAIAINGTSSTILLTDAAGQPVDAPLLYNDQRGSRFIKDLSRIAPPNHTVLSATSSLAKLLWMQQLPTFSQARYLLHQADWLAFLLHGKLGISDYHNALKLGYDVEKLQYPEWLEKLHIPILLPHVLAPGTPIGELSPEIVAKFGFRDDCLVCAGTTDSIAAFLASGAKLPGEAVTSLGSTLVLKLLSRTRVEDARYGIYSHRLGDLWLTGGASNTGGAVLKKFFTDEELLSLSREIDVSKPSELDYYPLLKEGDRFPINDPHLPPKLEPRPEHPRDFLHGLLESMARIEARGYQLLQHLGADQLTYVYTAGGGAANYNWTAMRNKYLKVPVVSSENTEAAFGTALLAMQELGA
- a CDS encoding DUF167 domain-containing protein, with translation MQKKVKVKPNSKQQKIAEQEDGSLTVNLKSPPVDGKANEELIKLLAEKFNVPKSSIRIKSGLSSRQKLIEIDDV
- a CDS encoding sensor histidine kinase, translated to MYEWILPSLREVLIESQSSMAECSSAKAEQQWRISLAATEHLLLNTLATTTPDITQGLVLTAPAPLFSQPKLTQSLQTVTFSAKPFNPLALMPFHFSQTMGQSAGKEAISALVDATKITDYCHGDNQVTPEESILPLLPADPLGAEQFCLVFTEKFRLVLVLSAHSSGKKEFLFSFEPEVVQQAWQALGARVILTNPELFADLDALVQKYPPAAPNYQTIIQFSQFLLQELAEPETDKLTHTCPISPPLHLHVSPSAKPSSRSDVELLQAFAHEVRTPLATIRTLTRLLLKRRDLPTTVINRLEVIDHECTEQIDRMELLFKAAELETCTAAKSAGTQLTPMSLDQVLQQSIPRWQQAANRRNLTLDVALPQQLPTVVSNPAMLDRVLTGLMENFTRSLPPGSSIQVQVIPAGDQLKLQLSPHLDCHDTTRTVTLPIRKSLGQLLMFQPETGTISLNIAATKHLFQAIGGKLIVRQSPQYGEVLTIFLPLEVSNKQKVGVH
- a CDS encoding BON domain-containing protein, with translation MNKLIPFVVSGILVAGVFGCQEAPKTGSANPGTTDEATSVPVKPASSTTQTTSEKPTTKITPESTKATSDLKTEVSKKLKEALPSNKLEVENKEGEIILKGAAASEEELKKAEALVKQVKGVKSVKVEAKVAPEKKI